ATATCAATACACTCATAACCTAAACCGTACGAAACTTCTATTTGATCCAAaaaacctcacgtagcaaataatcCCTTacatttttgttgaccaaatttgaCACTCGTTGACCTAGCGAAAGAAACGAAATAACGCTGCCGggtgagaagacagatttttgcCCCAGGGatccctctcgcttcgcctcttcctctgacGGATGCGAAAATGGGAAGATTATGTTGAAAACGGTCGGACATTTTAGGCAGTCTCCAGTTATTTTCTCAGTGACGTAATGAAAGACGGACGCGTtgtcacacaaaaaaataaatacgGTTGGCTGCATATATTGTGAAATTATTTTAATGTATTATACAAGTATAGGGTTTTATGTTGCTAGAACCATACCGCAACTGAGAATTAACATTTACAGAATTTATTCCCGTTTAAATGGAGTATTTTGCTGTCAGTGTCAGAGCCAATTCGCCCCTAAACACAACATGTAGTTAACTAAGGTTCTTTGAATATTGAAGGAATAACGTTAGGCTCCTTTAGTCCATTATTGTGCTACGGTTTACTTACATTTTCCAGGACCGAACTTGAGTCCGAATCATTGCGTGTTTTATATAATTGACCCCACTTTGTTATCCTCTTCATACCGAAAAAGTGGTGTACAACTAACGTTAACACAGGAGTTAGACGTCAAACGAAATACGGAAGTGAAACGACACAACCACTTCCTTTTTAAACTACGAGGAACGAACAGGACAAAACGAAAAATAACACCACGTTGAGTTGCCTATGTAGCCGTTAGTTGTTCAGTCATTGTGGCGCAAAAGCCTCAAAGTTCCCAACAATATGCTGTCACCTGTTCTGGTGGtcctagtgtaaccgatgtgaaatggctagttagttagcgttggtgcgcgctaatagcgtttcaatcggtgacgtcactcgctctgagacctacactgttacactagtAAAATGGGTGCGTTCCAGAGCAACGGCAACGTGATTGTAATCGATGCGCACTTTGGATTCTGCGCTCTCTAATCTGAAATATTATTGTTTAATCAATCAACAATATGCTATTACCTGTGCTGTACGTACTTTTTAACCTTTGGTCTTGGAGAATGTATTAATCAATACATTCTCCAAACAGAGATGGTCTATGAGGGTACGAGATGGGACGAATACACCTTGCATATTACGACATATGATCAGAGACGGAAAGGAAGCGAGACATCCCACTCCCTCATTTTTTATGGTTCATATACATTAGACCAGACCACAGTTTATATCGCATAGCCACCCCAGCACCATGTTTTCAAGGATAAACGcttcatttatccaccatatTTGGTATGATGACTCTTTTGATATACTGAGGGGCGACGACCGTCGACCGCCATCTTAGTTCGGGGCAATATCATGCCGAAAAGTTGTTCTGCATATAACTGTACCAATAGGTACAGCAAACATACAGATATTACTTTTCACAGGTTAGTTATATTGTTTGATTAAAACGCAATGCAATTaccatatatatttttacatgatTGTGTGTTGATTTCACTCAATTCACTGTATACCATATCTAATTTCTACAGATTTCCTTTCAGCAAACCAACTGTATTTAGACAATGGCTGGATAACATATGCCGAGATGACTTTTATCCAAAGAAACACATGGTCATCTGCTCACTTCATTTTACTACGGATTGTTTCAGCGGCTTAGGCAACCGCAAAAACTTGCTGTGGAATGCTGTACCCACCCTCTTTACATTCCCACCACCAAATTCCAAGGTAAGCCTACACATTTCACCAGCATCTTTTGGATTCGTACCTTTTCCAAACATTTTAGGTATCTAATGAATGTGCATTAGCCtaacttttttgtgtgtgtgcatgtaagagAACGTGCCTTCTGTCATCAAATTCGTTTTTTTTCTAACTGTcttataaaatttgatttgattattattAACTAATGGTTTTATTTTATTACTAGAAAAGAAAGTCAGGAAAAAGGCTCAAAATGCTTCCAAAGTGTGTCACTGTGTCCCAAGAAAAGATGGAAACACAGAATGACCTGGACCCAGAAGAGAGACTACTATCCAAATCTGCAGAGGGCAACAAGAAAGTGAGCCTTTACCTAGCTGAGAATTCTCAACTACGCACGATACAATGGAGTTGAGTGTCAAAGAGATTCCAATTCCCACTGACAACTCTGTCAGGACAAGCACAAGTACACAGTAAGCGTTAAATAATTGATAtttataaaagtaacaagtagggATGGGCATGGTTATTTGAATATCCAAACGGATGTTAGTATTCAATTACTTGGAAGAGTAttcatttgagagaaaaaaatatagcctaggcctatttTAACAATGAAAAGACTTTGTCTAAAATGAGAGAAAATGATCTATGTGACATTGCTACATAGCCTACAAGGATAGATCATTACATAGCCTACACATGTTTCACATGtgaagcttgttgttgttgtctgtcaATCAAAGTGATGCTACAGTCAGAGGCTCCATGTGTGAAGTGAGAAATTACAAATATTTTTGAATACGACAAATTATGGGTAGCCTACTttgctgacactgacaaacataTCAATAAAAGCAATGTTGTCCATATAATAGGCCTACAAGAAAGGGAGACACCAACCAggtcgtattattctgtacttaAATCCAAGACACtcaatttagtatgatatgttacgtttcgtatggtatttattcatttgtggatgtccatccccCATTTCATATATGTTaggaattacaattcgtattatatgttacaaatttgcataTGCTCTCCACTGGTGCCAGTAAGAAAGTACTGTTGTTCGCTCAATTAAGTTGAGAATTTTGATAACTAAAAGACATTAGTATTTTCTTTGCTTTTAGAACAATCCACTTTTTTTTGAatgaagctaatgatcctctgtggccaaatcatgctttaGTAGCCTAATTTCAATGATTGTATTTATGTATAGACAGGATTAGGGTATTTCATTTTGGCAATTTTAATTCAAATGACTTTATACACGGAATTATAGGTGTGTGTCTTCTCTAAATAAACAAATGAAATAGGGCCTAGGCTAAAATACAGCACAGTAAAGCATAACATTTATCCGTTTGTGTTTCATAATCATCACAGTTAAAACCAGAGAGTAATGTCTATCTGGTGAAGtccacagtatacagtatataacaaacCGTTGTATGTCCTAGGCTACACAGAATGGTCCCACTATTGATTCAGGAGGACCATGGACAGTTAACATCCGCACAGCCTTCGCAAAGAAAACAAGAGCGCGGCCTCCGCCAGCTGGCTGGACAGAGcctctcctgtcatctccagcgGACGAGCATTAGGTCTTATGCACTACATTAATTTATTACATAAAATGTAATCATGGTTTACCTTAAAATGATTTCTTCCTCATTTTCCAAGCAGCAAAATCTGCAACTATGTCCTTGAAATCAAGTGCCCTGAGTACATAATTCTCAAGAGCCATAAGATTCAAAGGGTTCAGTCTTTCCTATCTCATCGTTGATCTGTCTGTTTTTGACAAGAGCCAGCTTTGAAAAGAAATTCTACCCTGATGCATTGGTAACAGGTAAACTCAAGAATATTTGCTAGGCAATGTCAACATTGGGAAAGACTGCTTGTAGATTCCTCTCTCACCATCTGAAGCAGTACCCTGGCAGATGTTTTTCTCACTTTTTatgaacatgctgtcgtacacatcgatccagagcatcccaaacatgcttaatgattgacatgtctggtgagtatgcagggcatgtaagaactgggacattttcagcttccaggaattgtgtacagatcctcgcGACATGAGGCAGTGCATTATGTTGAaaaatgaggtgatggcggcggatgaatggcacgacaatgggccttgggatctcgtcatggtatgtgcattcaaattgccatcgataaaatgcaattgtgtttgttgtccatagcttatgcccataccataatcccaccaTGGGGCTCTCTGTTGACAACGGTGACATCCGCAAAACGCTCGCCCACACcacgccatacacactgtctgccatctgctcaGTACAGTTGAAGCCGGGAttaatccatgaagagcacacttctccagcgtgccagtggccatcgaaggtgagcatttgtccaCGGAAGTTGGTTACTACGCcgtactgcagtcaggtcaagaccatagtgaggacgacgagcacgcagatgagcttccctgagaaggtttctgacagtttgtgcagaaattatttggttgtgcttGTGCAaatccagtttcatcagctgtccaagtggctggtctcagatgatcccgcaggtgaagaagccagatgtggaggtcctgtgctTGCGTGGttgcacgtggtctgcagttgtgaggccggttagatatagagtgcattcgggaagtattcagaccccttgactttttccacattttattacgttaatgccttattctaaaatggacgaatttgttttttcccctcaatctatacacaataccccataatgacaaagcaaaaacaggtatttgtttttgcaaatgtataaaatatatatgaaatatcacatttacataagtattcagaccctttactcaatactttgttgaagcacctttggcagcaattacagccttgagtcttcttgggtatgatgctacaagcttagcacacctgtatttggggagtttcacccattcttctctgcagatcctctcaagctctgtcaggttggatggggagcgtcgctgcacagctattttcaggtctctccagagatgttcgatcgagacttgtcccgaagccactcctgcgttgtcctgttggaaggtgaaccttctccccagtctgagttcctgagtgctctggagcaggttttcttcaaggatctctctgtactttgctccattcatctttccttcgatcatgactagtctcccagtccctgaaaaacatccccacagcatgctgccaccaccatgcctcaccgtagggatggtgccaggtttcctctagatgtgacacttggcattcaggccaaagagttcaatcttggcaaaccaagcaggctgttatgtgccttttactctgTAACAcagcctgattagtggagtgctacagagatagaTGCTTGtctttctgaaaggttctcccatctccacagaggaactctggagctctgtcagagtgactatcgggttcttggtcacctccctgaccaaggccctactcccccgattgctcagttagagctctacggacaattccttcaacgtcatggcttggtttttgctctgacatgcactgtcaactctgggaccatatatggacaggtgtgtgcctttccaaatcatgtctaatcaattgaatttaccacaggtggactccaatcaagttgttgaaacatctcaaggatgatcaatggaaacaggaggcacctgagctcaatttcgagtctcatagcaaagggtctgaaaacttatgtaaataaggaatctgtttttaatttgtatacatttgcaaaaatgtctaaaaacctatttttgctttgtcattatggagtattttgtgtagattaatgaggccatttttttatgtaatacattttataaggctgtaacgtaacaaaatgtggaaaatcaaggggtctgaatactttccgaatgcactgtactgctaaattctctaaaacaggggcggcttatggtagagaaataaacattaaattctctggaaacACTCCCTCAATTTGAGATatctgtggccttttattgtccccagcacaaggtgcacctgtgtaataatcttgtttaatcagcttcttgatatgccacacctgtcaggtggatggtttatcttggcaaaggagaaatgctcagtagCAGGGATgtagaaaaataaacattttgtgctaatgaaacatttctgggatcttttattttagctcatgggACCAACCCTTTAAAaattgcgttttatatttttgttcagtgtagatagagaatttgagccatattagcattgacatgaaatcagtcaaaccacctcaaaacaagacatggtatcaagaacaagatgaagcaaGCCACTTACTATTCCCTACATGGCAATTTGTCATTCTTGGTAGCAATCTGGCCATGCAGATTCACAATACACTGACTTCTGCCCCATGGACCGCACACATCGTTTTAGTTAAGTTGATCGCAAACCCATCAATAGAAATGCATTTgttaatgtctacatttgttttgacacatttattctattacagacaccttaacaTATACTCTTAAATTATATTGTTAGCTTAacataaaaatataaaacattttccttcaagTATTTTTAAtagtactaatgttactgtccccactacaacaaaacttaaatacatgtaacatttaattgaaattccAGTAATTCCTATGGAGGCCTGTTCATACTGGGGAGTGCCAATTTGACTGACCGGTGGATTCAAAGCCAATCAATGGCcaagcatcagcaatccaggggtAACACACATCATTGGCCAAAACGAATTGCCACTCAACTCCATTGAGATGTGATGTTATGTATATCTTGAAGTTGAGAATTATCAACTAATCTTTACCCTGCCCAGTGTGTCTTCTAATACTCAACTTCTATGTGGGTCTTGTGCAACATTGTATTCTGTATGGTTTGAGACTGAGCCATAGGGTTGTTAGACATTTATGCATTATCACATTGAATCTAAACACCTGAAATGATTCTTTATCAGTCATAACTGATTTTCTTTTGTGCCCTTTTTATTTAGCATGTTGTCATCTTCGATCACAGTTACTCGCTGTCTGACCCATGTGCAGTGAAGGCCCAGCTATTCAAAGCCTTGGATACCAACAAATGGCTCAACAGAAGGTTACAAATGAAGAGCCAGCTGATCAACAAGATGAGGTTTAAATTGAAGGCAGCACGCGCCGAGTTGTCAGGTCTACGCAGCTGGCAGAATCTGGCCAGGGCTGCTGGTAAAGTATCTATACGGCCAAGTGTACAGAGGATAGTTGTGAATGATATCAGCTGACACATTGATTGATATTGGTTTTATTGGAAAGCTATTTTGTATTGGAACACCAGTTAAATGAATTTGGTGATCCTCTTCTGAAAACAGTCTTGAAGACAGACTTTTTTGCCAATTTCATCTTGGTCAATGAGTGTAAAATATTTATTTTGGAAAGCTTTGCAGCCCGATCCATCTTGCTGCCATCTGCAAAACCATTCTTTGGATAATATAGTACACTTTTTCCAAGAGTCTAAAGGGACCTTCCTGGACTGAGTTTTTATTCCTGAATTAAAGTCAATCAAGGATTCTAAGACACAAATGAAGTTGAAAAATATTCCATTGACATTTGCGCATGCAGGCCTTTACAAACATGACCTGaatgttaatatatatatttaaaaaatacaatttcatgAACACATACGTTTTCTAATACATTCCCTAGAACTAAATTGTAAATGCATTAGATGTAAATGTCAATAAACCACTCAAGTTACATAACTGAATATAGGCCTACATCTCATGCCTGTTTTTCTGTACTTTAAGTACAATATGTCATGTTATCAGTCAGGTCAGCCTTGTACTATTCACTGACCCGTCAGGCACAGGACACCCAGATGACATAGCCTTATTGGGCAATCATGTCAGTAGATCCATTGATCTATGACAGTGCGAACCATACAGAAGGTGGAGTACACTTGCAATCAACTTTGGGTTAATCTTTTGACTAATATTAGTTTGTTGTACAAAAAATATTGTGACAAAATATTGTTTCCAGCTCAATTTCCAAAATGGGCTATTGCAGCTTGGAAAAGAGATTTTAATAATATGGCAAATATACAGAGGTGCACTAATACATTCAAGAGGGTCACATAGGCACTGCAGTGTCCATACAGTACTGAGTCATCCATTACAAGCCATACCTGAAAGGGCAGAACTTTGAGATTACGACCATCCCATTTTGAGTGACTTTAGACTGAATTTCATTCAATAGGGCAACACCCTGTTGAGTACGTTTCTGCCATTTCTCCTCCTATGGACAACATAAAGAGGGGATATGCAGGACTTCTTTTTAGGACACAAGGGGTAAATCGGTGTCTCTACAATACAAGTCTGTCCATCCATTGTCAAACTATCAGTTTAACGTTGTGTTATGTCCCATTCGGTCCAGAAAAGAGGTTCCTATGTGTCGGCATCAATCCTGTGAGCTACATgagggaaagagaaaaaaaacagcaaTTGAATACTGTTGAACATAAATACAGTATGTGTTTTAAGAAATGTAACTCATGTAGTTGAGCAGACACATTGGTAAGGCCACCTACATTGTTTTGGAATCCTGAGTGCTTCCCCTTCAGGAGAGAGGACTTGATGCATCACTCCCTGGAactgatacagtaccttcagacTCTTCTCCTCCCCCACACAGGGGTCATAGAACCCAGGTAGTCCTGACTGGGAGGACAACACAAGAACAACATCAGTCATCACAGACCTGTCAACCCTACTTACTACACCTAAGGCAGTTTATAGTTTTATGGTGTGTTTCTGTACCAAGTACTGTACCATGTATCATACGGCGAAAAAATTTGAATGGACCAAAATTACTGTAATACTGATATTTTGCATTCAGTAATGCCAAAGGAAAGGGAACTCCGGGCAAATAAGTTATGATAGAGTTAGTCTAGTAACTATGGCTGTAAACCTTTGTGGCCTCTGTGAGGATGAGTTTGGAGTCCTTCACCAGGCACTGCAGCGGAACAGTCACATCGATGACCTTTGCCCTCTCATGCCTCTGACTGTTGTCTGTCACAAACTTGCCGTACCAGGCGTTGAGGATGATGAGACCTGATCCAGGAAACATTATCCTGTCAGCATGTTGAGTCACTCAACTCATTTTATAGCTTCTGTAATGTGTTCTTATACTGATCACTTCTGGTGCTGACAGAAGCCCATTTACCCATTTTAGATTCCTCAGTTTCAATGATCCTGCGCACAGATTCCTGCATTAGCAAAACCTTCAGAAGGAAATCGAGATTTCAGATCAAGCTGCTAACATTCACACACAAGAGACCAATAGAGCATCTAATCATATTGTAAGGAATGTGTGTTTGCTTGATGCCGATACACATGATGTATTTCTATGAGGAGACATAGTGCACTCACAGCAGACTCTGCCTCCTGCCTCTTCCTAGCAATGTCCGAGGCCGAACTCTCCCGGTGCTTCTCCAGGTCCCTATACAGTGGAGAGGCACAATGGATGAATTAATAATACATTTATTGAACTTCTACAGCGCTTTTCATAATAGGAATCTCAAAGCGCTTCATAAGTAAGAAACAAATAAGCGATATGAATGCTGCATCCTCTGCAGATGGAGAGGGTCAGCTCATGGTTTGAGAGGAGGGAACTGGTCAGAGGATGGTAAATTATAGAAATTGAGTCTTGGTGAGGGTCTTGGTGAGAGTCATATAGGCACTGGACTTCTCTTCTGCTCTGAAGCACCCACTGTGCACTAGAAAGCTCACAACACAGTTCAGAATAATATCCAGTCGTCCTCACTATGAGCCCTCTGCCTCAGCACTGCTGGATTCCTCTGTCTCCCATTACTATCACACTTAAAGCGACTCCTCACATGTTCTCAAAAGATCAGGAACTGGCAgccaggtgaaataaaaaaagctGGTACTGAGTCCAAATGCATTTTTTAAAAACAAacactagccagctagctaactagccaagcCAAAAATCTGGAAATCAGTGTCTCAAAACCACCAGATATAAGCAATAAAAACGAATCTTGGTTCcacaatgagggaaaaaaatgcaCTTTAAAATAACTAAATATGTACAAATTTATAGGAGCTCTGTGACTAGGCTGCTACCAGGGTGATATGGCAACTATCAACCTAATTAGGATGGCTTCCCAAGATTGCATTGCACACACACAATTTGTTTACTATGACTTCTATTAGTAAAGCCAAGCTACGAAGCTGTAAGGCCATCACACAATGAGCAATTGAAATACTGACACAGACTTTAACATGAAGTGTAGATAAGTGGGCAGTCTTACTGTTCCTTCTGGGCACGCACGTAGGGCCTGATGACGAGTCTCTGAATAGCGAGGTAGAAGACGAGTGGTCCAACTGTGGCGTAGAACACTGCACTGGgcaggagctggtcagtcagaTGGATGGGGAAGAAATATGTCTGGCTGGCTCGGTTCAGCCTGTACAAATAAGATGCATCATCAATAACGaagtttccatccaaccatttttATGTGCGTAAAGTACCTGTTGTAttaaaaaatgttaaataaaattaaaacctcACGACAGGCCTGATGCCGGTAAACGGTCCAAATGGcgacaacaaaatacaaaagacAGGTGTGGATAACATTTTTGTTGGTGAAATAAATCATGCGACAAATGGCAGTGAAAATGTTTTCTTGCACATTTGTTGATAGAATAACCATCACGTCGCAGTAAACTTGTAGTCACACTATGatattgtgtggtcctcccactatcaCTTTTAAAACAATACAccatttattaggctacagatgaattaagttatgatgaacttcacagggtggaaAACAGtcatgagcttgatgctccttccCAATAAATATGAAGGTTTTTTTGTatgctggtgacatgatgatcggtgCTTGGCTGCCAATTGACAAATAAAAATCTCACTCTTATACTTAATCAGTGTATCTGAGAGCTGTTGCTAAagtgcacgtgccaagaccagagcaGGCACACTTTCTGTTTATCACACACTTTCTGTGCCAAAACCATTGACAGTCTGGATGGGATGGAAACATACTGTAGCACTTCTGGTTTTTATTTGGTAAATGAAAAGTTATACAACAAAGTGCTTTTATATGCACTAATTGATTAAGCACATTtatttagggctcccgagtggcgcggcagtttaaggcactgcatctcagtgctagaggcgtcactacagacaccctggttcgaatccaggctgtatgacaacaggccgtgattgggagtcccatagggcggcgcacaatttggacagcgtcgtccgggtttggccggtgtaggccgtcattgtaaataagaatttgttcttaactgaaaataaaggttaaattcaattaaataaaaaaatgtattccaaGATGCCAAAGCTGCAGGTAAATTAGAATATTCACTTAAATATTTTGACAAATTGATGAAAACTTCACTAATGGCTTAGCAGTTCCAACAGAAATCAATAGAAaacatgtcatttagcagacacttattcTGAACAAATGGGTCATTCTTGAATTGTGGTGGCATTTGCATCCCTCGCATTTGCAACCATGAAAAACACGAAATCTTGTATCTCACTCATAgcaatatctgcggtgctgctcgtgCGACCTCATTTCGCTGACTACCTTTAAGTACTTAGGGCAAGCTAATTGTCCCGTCTTTCCCACTagtgatgctgagactcagatttttcactttaaaatgtatgtcaaacaaagaACAAACTATTTCAAAGTTAAGCAAACcatggactacttttaacaatttccactgaacatttttacaaaaacatttaCTTCAAGAACTgagcagatgcaaagtttggtaacagaatgacggtttgTGCCTCACACTGTTATCGTGGAATTGCCAAGTAGTGACATGTTTTAGGGATTTAGAGATATCTATTATTTTGAATGCAAGAAAGTAAAAAGTATTTCATATATTGTATAGACAAataacaaaacgttttttttttactataataTGTGTCCCTAAGTCTCTTCTGCTCTGTGAAGCACTCACTGTGCACTAGAAAGCTCACAACACAGTTCAGAATAGTATCCAGTCGTCCTCACTATGAGCCCTCTGCCTCAGTACTGCTGGATTCCTCTGTCTCCCATTA
The DNA window shown above is from Salmo salar chromosome ssa13, Ssal_v3.1, whole genome shotgun sequence and carries:
- the LOC106567262 gene encoding THAP domain-containing protein 3 isoform X5, translating into MPKSCSAYNCTNRYSKHTDITFHSGLGNRKNLLWNAVPTLFTFPPPNSKKRKSGKRLKMLPKCVTVSQEKMETQNDLDPEERLLSKSAEGNKKHVVIFDHSYSLSDPCAVKAQLFKALDTNKWLNRRLQMKSQLINKMRFKLKAARAELSGLRSWQNLARAAGKVSIRPSVQRIVVNDIS
- the LOC106567262 gene encoding THAP domain-containing protein 3 isoform X3 — encoded protein: MPKSCSAYNCTNRYSKHTDITFHSKPTVFRQWLDNICRDDFYPKKHMVICSLHFTTDCFSGLGNRKNLLWNAVPTLFTFPPPNSKKRKSGKRLKMLPKCVTVSQEKMETQNDLDPEERLLSKSAEGNKKHVVIFDHSYSLSDPCAVKAQLFKALDTNKWLNRRLQMKSQLINKMRFKLKAARAELSGLRSWQNLARAAGKVSIRPSVQRIVVNDIS
- the LOC106567262 gene encoding uncharacterized protein isoform X1; its protein translation is MLYPPSLHSHHQIPRKESQEKGSKCFQSVSLCPKKRWKHRMTWTQKRDYYPNLQRATRKLHRMVPLLIQEDHGQLTSAQPSQRKQERGLRQLAGQSLSCHLQRTSISLCPYHNPTMGLSVDNGDIRKTLAHTTPYTLSAICSVQLKPGLIHEEHTSPACQWPSKHVVIFDHSYSLSDPCAVKAQLFKALDTNKWLNRRLQMKSQLINKMRFKLKAARAELSGLRSWQNLARAAGKVSIRPSVQRIVVNDIS
- the LOC106567262 gene encoding THAP domain-containing protein 3 isoform X4 is translated as MPKSCSAYNCTNRYSKHTDITFHRFPFSKPTVFRQWLDNICRDDFYPKKHMVICSLHFTTDCFSGLGNRKNLLWNAVPTLFTFPPPNSKKRKSGKRLKMLPKCVTVSQEKMETQNDLDPEERLLSKSAEGNKKATQNGPTIDSGGPWTVNIRTAFAKKTRARPPPAGWTEPLLSSPADEH
- the LOC106567262 gene encoding THAP domain-containing protein 3 isoform X2, which produces MPKSCSAYNCTNRYSKHTDITFHRFPFSKPTVFRQWLDNICRDDFYPKKHMVICSLHFTTDCFSGLGNRKNLLWNAVPTLFTFPPPNSKKRKSGKRLKMLPKCVTVSQEKMETQNDLDPEERLLSKSAEGNKKHVVIFDHSYSLSDPCAVKAQLFKALDTNKWLNRRLQMKSQLINKMRFKLKAARAELSGLRSWQNLARAAGKVSIRPSVQRIVVNDIS